From the genome of Mustela lutreola isolate mMusLut2 chromosome 16, mMusLut2.pri, whole genome shotgun sequence, one region includes:
- the NR1H2 gene encoding oxysterols receptor LXR-beta isoform X2, with protein MSTPTASSLDTPLPGNGPSQPSAPSSSPAIKEEGPELWPAGPDPDVPGSDWARSACSVDPAEEPERKRKKGPAPKMLGHELCRVCGDKASGFHYNVLSCEGCKGFFRRSVVRGGARRYACRGGGTCQMDAFMRRKCQQCRLRKCKEAGMREQCVLSEEQIRKKKIRKQQQQQQSPVGPAGGSSSTSGPGASPGGSDGGGQGSGEGEGVQLTAAQELMIQQLVAAQLQCNKRSFSDQPKVTPWPLGADPQSRDARQQRFAHFTELAIISVQEIVDFAKQVPGFLQLGREDQIALLKASTIEIMLLETARRYNHETECITFLKDFTYSKDDFHRAGLQVEFINPIFEFSRAMRRLGLDDAEYALLIAINIFSADRPNVQEPSRVEALQQPYVEALLSYTRIKRPQDQLRFPRMLMKLVSLRTLSSVHSEQVFALRLQDKKLPPLLSEIWDVHE; from the exons ATGTCCACTCCCACCGCCAGTTCCCTGGACACTCCCTTGCCTG GAAATGGCCCGTCTCAACCCAGCGCCCCTTCTTCTTCACCAGCTATAAAGGAGGAGGGTCCTGAACTGTGGCCTGCGGGTCCAGACCCTGATGTTCCGGGCAGTGATTGGGCCCGCTCAGCCTGCAGCGTGG ACCCTGCAGAGGAGCCGGAGCGCAAGCGAAAGAAGGGCCCGGCTCCGAAGATGCTGGGCCACGAGCTGTGCCGCGTGTGCGGGGACAAAGCCTCCGGCTTCCACTACAACGTGCTCAGCTGCGAAGGCTGCAAGGGCTTCTTCCGACGCAGTGTGGTCCGAGGCGGGGCCCGGCGCTATGCCTGCCGGGGCGGCGGGACCTGCCAGATGGACGCCTTCATGCGGCGCAAGTGCCAGCAGTGCCGGCTGCGCAAATGCAAGGAGGCCGGGATGAGGGAGCAGT GCGTCCTCTCAGAAGAACAGATACGGAAGAAGAAGATtcggaagcagcagcagcagcagcagtccCCCGTAGGGCCGGCGGGTGGCAGCAGCTCAACCTCTGGGCCTGGGGCCTCTCCTGGAGGGTCTGATGGAGGTGGCCAAGGCTCCGGAGAAGGCGAGGGTGTTCAGTTGACCGCTGCTCAGGAACTCATGATCCAGCAACTGGTGGCCGCTCAACTGCAGTGTAACAAACGCTCCTTCTCTGACCAGCCCAAAGTCACG ccctggcccctggGTGCAGACCCCCAGTCCCGCGATGCCCGCCAGCAGCGTTTTGCCCACTTCACGGAGTTAGCCATCATCTCAGTCCAGGAGATTGTGGATTTCGCCAAACAGGTGCCTGGCTTCCTGCAACTGGGCCGTGAGGACCAGATCGCCCTCCTGAAGGCATCTACCATTGAG ATCATGCTGCTAGAGACAGCCAGACGCTACAACCATGAGACGGAGTGCATCACTTTCCTGAAGGACTTCACCTATAGCAAGGATGACTTCCACCGTGCAG GCCTGCAGGTGGAGTTCATCAACCCCATCTTTGAGTTCTCACGGGCCATGCGGCGGCTGGGCCTGGATGACGCTGAGTATGCCCTCCTCATCGCCATCAACATCTTCTCCGCTGACCGGCCCAACGTACAGGAGCCGAGCCGCGTCGAGGCCCTGCAACAACCCTATGTTGAGGCACTGCTCTCCTACACGCGCATCAAGAGGCCACAG GACCAGCTGCGCTTTCCACGGATGCTGATGAAGCTCGTGAGCCTGCGCACTCTGAGTTCTGTGCACTCAGAGCAGGTCTTTGCCCTGCGGCTCCAAGACAAGAAGCTGCCGCCTCTGCTGTCTGAAATCTGGGACGTCCATGAGTGA
- the NR1H2 gene encoding oxysterols receptor LXR-beta isoform X1 produces MSTPTASSLDTPLPGNGPSQPSAPSSSPAIKEEGPELWPAGPDPDVPGSDWARSACSVVVPDPAEEPERKRKKGPAPKMLGHELCRVCGDKASGFHYNVLSCEGCKGFFRRSVVRGGARRYACRGGGTCQMDAFMRRKCQQCRLRKCKEAGMREQCVLSEEQIRKKKIRKQQQQQQSPVGPAGGSSSTSGPGASPGGSDGGGQGSGEGEGVQLTAAQELMIQQLVAAQLQCNKRSFSDQPKVTPWPLGADPQSRDARQQRFAHFTELAIISVQEIVDFAKQVPGFLQLGREDQIALLKASTIEIMLLETARRYNHETECITFLKDFTYSKDDFHRAGLQVEFINPIFEFSRAMRRLGLDDAEYALLIAINIFSADRPNVQEPSRVEALQQPYVEALLSYTRIKRPQDQLRFPRMLMKLVSLRTLSSVHSEQVFALRLQDKKLPPLLSEIWDVHE; encoded by the exons ATGTCCACTCCCACCGCCAGTTCCCTGGACACTCCCTTGCCTG GAAATGGCCCGTCTCAACCCAGCGCCCCTTCTTCTTCACCAGCTATAAAGGAGGAGGGTCCTGAACTGTGGCCTGCGGGTCCAGACCCTGATGTTCCGGGCAGTGATTGGGCCCGCTCAGCCTGCAGCGTGG TCGTTCCAGACCCTGCAGAGGAGCCGGAGCGCAAGCGAAAGAAGGGCCCGGCTCCGAAGATGCTGGGCCACGAGCTGTGCCGCGTGTGCGGGGACAAAGCCTCCGGCTTCCACTACAACGTGCTCAGCTGCGAAGGCTGCAAGGGCTTCTTCCGACGCAGTGTGGTCCGAGGCGGGGCCCGGCGCTATGCCTGCCGGGGCGGCGGGACCTGCCAGATGGACGCCTTCATGCGGCGCAAGTGCCAGCAGTGCCGGCTGCGCAAATGCAAGGAGGCCGGGATGAGGGAGCAGT GCGTCCTCTCAGAAGAACAGATACGGAAGAAGAAGATtcggaagcagcagcagcagcagcagtccCCCGTAGGGCCGGCGGGTGGCAGCAGCTCAACCTCTGGGCCTGGGGCCTCTCCTGGAGGGTCTGATGGAGGTGGCCAAGGCTCCGGAGAAGGCGAGGGTGTTCAGTTGACCGCTGCTCAGGAACTCATGATCCAGCAACTGGTGGCCGCTCAACTGCAGTGTAACAAACGCTCCTTCTCTGACCAGCCCAAAGTCACG ccctggcccctggGTGCAGACCCCCAGTCCCGCGATGCCCGCCAGCAGCGTTTTGCCCACTTCACGGAGTTAGCCATCATCTCAGTCCAGGAGATTGTGGATTTCGCCAAACAGGTGCCTGGCTTCCTGCAACTGGGCCGTGAGGACCAGATCGCCCTCCTGAAGGCATCTACCATTGAG ATCATGCTGCTAGAGACAGCCAGACGCTACAACCATGAGACGGAGTGCATCACTTTCCTGAAGGACTTCACCTATAGCAAGGATGACTTCCACCGTGCAG GCCTGCAGGTGGAGTTCATCAACCCCATCTTTGAGTTCTCACGGGCCATGCGGCGGCTGGGCCTGGATGACGCTGAGTATGCCCTCCTCATCGCCATCAACATCTTCTCCGCTGACCGGCCCAACGTACAGGAGCCGAGCCGCGTCGAGGCCCTGCAACAACCCTATGTTGAGGCACTGCTCTCCTACACGCGCATCAAGAGGCCACAG GACCAGCTGCGCTTTCCACGGATGCTGATGAAGCTCGTGAGCCTGCGCACTCTGAGTTCTGTGCACTCAGAGCAGGTCTTTGCCCTGCGGCTCCAAGACAAGAAGCTGCCGCCTCTGCTGTCTGAAATCTGGGACGTCCATGAGTGA
- the NR1H2 gene encoding oxysterols receptor LXR-beta isoform X3, with amino-acid sequence MSTPTASSLDTPLPGNGPSQPSAPSSSPAIKEEGPELWPAGPDPDVPGSDWARSACSVVVPDPAEEPERKRKKGPAPKMLGHELCRVCGDKASGFHYNVLSCEGCKGFFRRSVVRGGARRYACRGGGTCQMDAFMRRKCQQCRLRKCKEAGMREQCVLSEEQIRKKKIRKQQQQQQSPVGPAGGSSSTSGPGASPGGSDGGGQGSGEGEGVQLTAAQELMIQQLVAAQLQCNKRSFSDQPKVTVPGFLQLGREDQIALLKASTIEIMLLETARRYNHETECITFLKDFTYSKDDFHRAGLQVEFINPIFEFSRAMRRLGLDDAEYALLIAINIFSADRPNVQEPSRVEALQQPYVEALLSYTRIKRPQDQLRFPRMLMKLVSLRTLSSVHSEQVFALRLQDKKLPPLLSEIWDVHE; translated from the exons ATGTCCACTCCCACCGCCAGTTCCCTGGACACTCCCTTGCCTG GAAATGGCCCGTCTCAACCCAGCGCCCCTTCTTCTTCACCAGCTATAAAGGAGGAGGGTCCTGAACTGTGGCCTGCGGGTCCAGACCCTGATGTTCCGGGCAGTGATTGGGCCCGCTCAGCCTGCAGCGTGG TCGTTCCAGACCCTGCAGAGGAGCCGGAGCGCAAGCGAAAGAAGGGCCCGGCTCCGAAGATGCTGGGCCACGAGCTGTGCCGCGTGTGCGGGGACAAAGCCTCCGGCTTCCACTACAACGTGCTCAGCTGCGAAGGCTGCAAGGGCTTCTTCCGACGCAGTGTGGTCCGAGGCGGGGCCCGGCGCTATGCCTGCCGGGGCGGCGGGACCTGCCAGATGGACGCCTTCATGCGGCGCAAGTGCCAGCAGTGCCGGCTGCGCAAATGCAAGGAGGCCGGGATGAGGGAGCAGT GCGTCCTCTCAGAAGAACAGATACGGAAGAAGAAGATtcggaagcagcagcagcagcagcagtccCCCGTAGGGCCGGCGGGTGGCAGCAGCTCAACCTCTGGGCCTGGGGCCTCTCCTGGAGGGTCTGATGGAGGTGGCCAAGGCTCCGGAGAAGGCGAGGGTGTTCAGTTGACCGCTGCTCAGGAACTCATGATCCAGCAACTGGTGGCCGCTCAACTGCAGTGTAACAAACGCTCCTTCTCTGACCAGCCCAAAGTCACG GTGCCTGGCTTCCTGCAACTGGGCCGTGAGGACCAGATCGCCCTCCTGAAGGCATCTACCATTGAG ATCATGCTGCTAGAGACAGCCAGACGCTACAACCATGAGACGGAGTGCATCACTTTCCTGAAGGACTTCACCTATAGCAAGGATGACTTCCACCGTGCAG GCCTGCAGGTGGAGTTCATCAACCCCATCTTTGAGTTCTCACGGGCCATGCGGCGGCTGGGCCTGGATGACGCTGAGTATGCCCTCCTCATCGCCATCAACATCTTCTCCGCTGACCGGCCCAACGTACAGGAGCCGAGCCGCGTCGAGGCCCTGCAACAACCCTATGTTGAGGCACTGCTCTCCTACACGCGCATCAAGAGGCCACAG GACCAGCTGCGCTTTCCACGGATGCTGATGAAGCTCGTGAGCCTGCGCACTCTGAGTTCTGTGCACTCAGAGCAGGTCTTTGCCCTGCGGCTCCAAGACAAGAAGCTGCCGCCTCTGCTGTCTGAAATCTGGGACGTCCATGAGTGA